A genomic window from Streptococcus sanguinis includes:
- a CDS encoding Cna B-type domain-containing protein, with translation MKKISHTIARFFSVAFVLLFSLFSSSQSARANTVDDVITSINVYNQKGEELTDGLSPWEKFQIDANFAFNYGKVQPGDTTTIGLPVEFALEGADFEVKDDDGNLVATAVVDANSKQLTLTYTDYVLTRSRIEGKVHLLARVDHNVVREKGSIPLKLIVGKKIIEYGKIDYKGLPGQATPYTFVKYGWNNADNIKSITYSLNINQQNQELDNVVISDTLGFNTGEIDLNSFQILKGSWVVDPADNSYRLSQQREDVTGNYTINLAADKRSFTINMGHIGANEGFYVRYRVNFPTIPADGTVFPNDAILRADNIEEQKSSVAVRYQRANGYAHGEVYGVQVTKKDEAGKPLAGAEFTLYDEDGVTIVQKATSDANGIASFSNLIKEHYLIKETKAPAGYQLSDEEIQVNAAQLKNYGSGIIYKDFTNRQALITASGTKTWNDDNDKDGKRPDKITVRLYANGVEVASKEVGPNAQGEWKYDFTDLPATGADGKDIVYSVTEDRVYGYTSTVDGMNIINTPVPGVPRPPKPGSDNSSKSSSSSSSSSSSSSSSSTTYSSSSSTGGTVIISDSDNGSGGGNASDAGTKKVLPKTGENASWIMIAAGVALVGLVGFIAFRAKKK, from the coding sequence ATGAAAAAAATATCTCATACTATTGCACGCTTTTTCTCAGTAGCCTTTGTGCTCCTCTTTAGCCTGTTTTCTAGCAGTCAATCTGCCAGAGCTAACACGGTAGATGATGTTATCACATCAATCAATGTCTACAATCAGAAGGGTGAAGAACTGACTGACGGCCTTTCCCCTTGGGAAAAATTTCAAATTGACGCAAACTTTGCCTTCAATTACGGCAAGGTTCAGCCAGGAGATACTACTACCATTGGACTTCCTGTTGAGTTTGCCTTGGAGGGAGCTGATTTTGAAGTCAAAGATGATGATGGCAATCTCGTAGCTACAGCTGTAGTTGATGCAAACTCTAAGCAGCTTACACTGACTTATACAGACTATGTCTTGACTCGCTCTCGGATTGAAGGAAAGGTTCATCTTTTAGCTCGTGTTGACCATAATGTGGTTCGAGAAAAAGGCTCAATTCCTCTGAAACTTATCGTTGGCAAGAAGATCATTGAGTATGGGAAAATCGACTACAAAGGTCTTCCTGGCCAAGCAACTCCTTATACTTTCGTAAAATACGGCTGGAATAATGCGGATAATATCAAGAGCATTACTTACAGCCTGAATATTAACCAACAAAATCAGGAACTGGATAATGTTGTTATTTCAGATACTCTGGGCTTTAATACCGGAGAAATAGATCTCAACAGCTTCCAAATCCTTAAAGGCTCATGGGTTGTTGACCCAGCTGATAACTCTTACCGACTAAGTCAGCAGCGCGAGGATGTGACAGGAAACTACACGATTAATCTTGCGGCTGACAAGCGCTCCTTTACCATTAACATGGGACATATCGGTGCTAATGAAGGCTTCTATGTCCGCTACCGTGTTAACTTCCCAACAATCCCGGCTGACGGAACTGTCTTCCCGAATGATGCTATCTTGCGAGCAGATAATATTGAAGAGCAAAAATCTTCGGTTGCTGTCCGCTACCAACGTGCAAACGGCTATGCACATGGGGAGGTCTATGGTGTACAGGTGACTAAGAAAGATGAAGCTGGTAAACCTTTGGCAGGTGCTGAATTTACATTGTACGATGAGGACGGTGTAACAATTGTTCAAAAAGCAACTAGCGATGCTAATGGGATTGCTTCTTTCAGCAACTTGATTAAAGAGCATTATCTGATTAAGGAAACCAAGGCACCAGCAGGCTACCAACTGTCAGATGAAGAGATTCAGGTCAATGCCGCTCAGCTCAAGAATTATGGTTCTGGTATTATTTACAAAGACTTTACCAACCGTCAGGCCTTGATTACCGCTTCAGGTACCAAGACTTGGAATGACGACAATGATAAAGATGGCAAACGTCCAGACAAGATTACGGTTCGTCTCTATGCTAACGGTGTTGAAGTCGCTTCTAAGGAGGTCGGCCCAAATGCGCAGGGCGAGTGGAAGTATGACTTTACTGACTTGCCAGCGACCGGCGCAGATGGAAAAGATATTGTCTACTCAGTTACTGAAGACCGTGTTTATGGTTATACATCTACTGTTGATGGTATGAACATTATCAATACACCAGTTCCAGGAGTTCCAAGACCACCGAAACCTGGCTCAGACAATAGCTCTAAGTCTAGCAGCAGCAGTAGTAGTAGTTCTTCTAGCTCAAGTAGCAGCAGCACGACTTATAGCTCAAGCAGCAGTACAGGTGGCACCGTTATTATCAGCGACTCAGACAATGGTAGTGGCGGAGGAAATGCTTCTGATGCTGGAACCAAGAAAGTTCTCCCTAAGACTGGTGAGAATGCT
- the groL gene encoding chaperonin GroEL — MAKDIKFSADARSSMVRGVDILANTVKVTLGPKGRNVVLEKSFGSPLITNDGVTIAKEIELEDHFENMGAKLVSEVASKTNDIAGDGTTTATVLTQAIVREGIKNVTAGANPIGIRRGIEAAVATAVEALRSNSVPVSNKEAIAQVAAVSSRSEKVGEYISEAMEKVGNDGVITIEESKGMETELDVVEGMQFDRGYLSQYMVTDNEKMVAELDNPYILITDKKISNIQEILPLLENILKTNRPLLIVADDVDGEALPTLVLNKIRGTFNVVAVKAPGFGDRRKAMLEDIAILTGGTVITDDLGLELKDATIEALGQASKVTVDKDSTVIVEGSGNPEAIANRVAVIKSQIESSTSEFDREKLQERLAKLSGGVAVIKVGAATETELKEMKLRIEDALNATRAAVEEGIVSGGGTAYINVLDAVAGLELAGDEATGRNIVLRALEEPVRQIALNAGFEGSIVIDRLKNSEAGTGFNAATGEWVNMIEAGIIDPVKVTRSALQNAASVASLILTTEAVVANQPEPASPAPAMDPGMMGGMM, encoded by the coding sequence ATGGCAAAAGATATTAAATTTTCAGCAGATGCAAGAAGCAGTATGGTTCGTGGTGTTGACATCTTAGCAAATACTGTCAAGGTGACTTTGGGTCCTAAAGGCCGCAATGTCGTTTTGGAAAAATCCTTTGGCTCACCCCTCATCACCAATGACGGTGTAACCATTGCCAAGGAAATCGAACTGGAAGACCATTTTGAAAACATGGGCGCTAAGCTGGTTTCAGAAGTTGCTTCAAAGACCAACGATATCGCTGGTGATGGAACAACGACAGCAACTGTTTTGACACAGGCTATCGTCCGCGAGGGGATTAAAAATGTTACAGCTGGAGCTAATCCAATTGGTATCCGTCGCGGGATTGAAGCAGCCGTTGCAACAGCTGTTGAAGCCCTGAGGTCTAACTCAGTACCAGTTTCTAACAAGGAAGCTATTGCTCAGGTTGCTGCCGTATCTTCTCGCAGCGAGAAAGTCGGTGAGTATATCTCTGAAGCCATGGAAAAAGTTGGCAACGACGGTGTCATTACTATTGAAGAGTCCAAAGGGATGGAAACGGAGCTGGATGTAGTTGAAGGAATGCAGTTTGACCGCGGCTACTTGTCTCAGTACATGGTAACCGACAATGAAAAAATGGTAGCCGAACTGGACAATCCTTACATCCTGATTACAGATAAGAAAATCTCTAACATTCAGGAAATCCTGCCATTACTGGAAAACATTTTGAAAACCAACCGTCCGCTCTTGATCGTTGCAGATGATGTGGACGGAGAAGCTCTGCCAACGCTGGTTCTTAACAAGATTCGCGGAACCTTTAATGTCGTAGCTGTCAAGGCACCAGGCTTTGGCGATCGTCGTAAGGCTATGTTGGAAGACATTGCTATCTTGACAGGCGGTACAGTGATTACAGATGACCTTGGTCTAGAGCTCAAAGACGCAACGATTGAAGCGCTTGGACAAGCTTCTAAAGTCACTGTTGATAAGGATAGCACTGTGATTGTGGAAGGCTCCGGCAATCCAGAAGCCATTGCTAACCGTGTGGCTGTTATCAAATCTCAAATTGAAAGCAGCACTTCTGAGTTTGACCGTGAAAAACTGCAAGAGCGCCTAGCTAAATTGTCCGGTGGTGTAGCTGTGATTAAGGTTGGAGCTGCAACCGAAACAGAACTCAAAGAAATGAAACTCCGCATCGAAGATGCCCTTAATGCAACTCGTGCAGCGGTAGAAGAAGGAATCGTATCCGGTGGTGGTACGGCCTATATCAACGTACTGGACGCTGTCGCAGGTCTGGAATTAGCTGGTGATGAAGCGACTGGTCGTAACATCGTTCTCCGCGCCTTGGAAGAGCCTGTTCGTCAAATCGCTTTGAATGCAGGCTTTGAAGGCTCAATCGTCATTGATCGTCTGAAAAACTCTGAAGCTGGTACAGGCTTTAATGCCGCGACTGGTGAATGGGTTAACATGATTGAGGCTGGAATCATTGACCCAGTTAAGGTGACCCGTTCAGCCTTGCAAAATGCCGCTTCTGTTGCCAGTCTTATCTTGACAACCGAAGCAGTAGTGGCTAATCAACCAGAACCAGCTAGCCCAGCTCCAGCTATGGATCCAGGCATGATGGGCGGTATGATGTAG
- a CDS encoding co-chaperone GroES, with the protein MLKPLGDRVVLKVEEKEQKVGGFVIAGNGQAATKTAEVVAVGQGIRTLNGELVALSVKEGDKVLVENHAGVEVKDGDEAYLLVSEANILAVVE; encoded by the coding sequence ATGTTAAAACCATTAGGAGACCGTGTGGTCTTGAAAGTAGAAGAAAAAGAGCAGAAAGTTGGCGGATTTGTCATTGCAGGCAACGGCCAAGCAGCGACTAAGACTGCAGAAGTTGTCGCAGTCGGTCAAGGCATTCGTACTTTGAACGGTGAGCTGGTAGCCCTGAGCGTTAAGGAAGGGGACAAGGTTCTCGTAGAAAATCACGCAGGCGTAGAAGTTAAGGACGGAGATGAAGCTTATCTCTTAGTCAGTGAAGCCAATATTCTAGCAGTTGTCGAGTAA
- a CDS encoding DUF202 domain-containing protein: protein MTEQELIQGYETEIHYQKHMIENLGRWFSLFFAIASIGLVLIYLFHETNLLALIAGIVLALLGILAMLLFGYGIYRGRLNLQKVIDDFEAKLKLAR, encoded by the coding sequence ATGACAGAACAAGAATTGATTCAAGGCTATGAAACAGAAATACACTACCAGAAGCATATGATTGAAAATCTAGGACGCTGGTTCAGTCTCTTCTTTGCCATTGCCAGCATTGGTCTTGTTCTGATTTATCTCTTTCATGAGACAAATCTCCTAGCACTGATTGCAGGAATTGTCCTAGCTCTACTTGGTATCTTAGCCATGCTTTTGTTTGGCTATGGTATCTATAGAGGACGCCTAAATCTGCAAAAAGTGATTGATGATTTTGAAGCAAAACTAAAACTTGCAAGATAG
- a CDS encoding PTS system mannose/fructose/sorbose family transporter subunit IID, with product MAERKKITKKTLAKSFHHWYYGHLTCFSQEHMQTFGYLTSMLPIVEELYKDKAEQKEAMQTYTAFFNTEPQLGALVVGITAGLEEARANGDAVDGETINGMRAGLMGPIAGIGDSLVVGTLIPVLLGIALGLSKGGNPIGALFYILVWNVLIYGGMRFAYFKGYELGDKAVEFLVGPKGQALRKAISVIGGMVIGAVAATWVSVTTSLELKNADGESFLKLQERIDGVYPGLLTAGFITLCWWLMAKKKMSPNLVMLLLVVIALIGVALGIFDPQLKY from the coding sequence ATGGCTGAAAGAAAGAAAATAACTAAAAAGACTTTAGCGAAATCATTCCACCATTGGTACTATGGTCATTTGACTTGCTTCTCTCAAGAGCACATGCAGACTTTCGGCTACTTGACCTCTATGCTGCCAATCGTGGAAGAACTCTACAAAGACAAAGCAGAGCAGAAAGAAGCTATGCAGACCTATACGGCTTTCTTCAATACAGAACCTCAGCTCGGAGCTTTGGTAGTGGGGATTACAGCTGGTTTGGAAGAAGCGCGTGCCAATGGTGACGCTGTTGATGGAGAAACTATCAATGGTATGCGTGCCGGTCTCATGGGACCTATCGCAGGTATCGGTGACTCTTTAGTAGTTGGAACTTTGATTCCAGTTCTGTTGGGGATTGCCCTTGGCCTCTCGAAAGGCGGAAATCCTATCGGGGCTCTCTTCTACATCCTTGTCTGGAATGTTCTCATTTATGGCGGTATGCGCTTTGCCTATTTCAAAGGCTATGAATTAGGAGACAAGGCGGTAGAATTCCTTGTAGGGCCTAAAGGACAGGCCCTTCGTAAGGCAATCAGTGTCATTGGTGGTATGGTTATCGGGGCAGTTGCTGCAACTTGGGTATCTGTAACGACTTCATTAGAGCTGAAAAATGCTGATGGCGAATCCTTCCTGAAGCTACAAGAAAGAATTGACGGTGTTTATCCAGGTCTCTTAACAGCTGGCTTTATTACCCTTTGCTGGTGGCTGATGGCTAAGAAAAAAATGTCACCAAACCTCGTTATGCTCCTCTTGGTTGTCATTGCTTTGATTGGTGTAGCGCTTGGCATCTTTGACCCTCAACTGAAATATTAA
- a CDS encoding PTS sugar transporter subunit IIC has translation MTISWLQAALLGLFASLASMPGMGGSSIGNYTLGRPLVGGLISGLILGDLKTGIMVGVALQVLYIALVTPGGTVSADVRAISYIGIPLAILFVHSKGITSESAIAAAAAPIGAAVGTIGTVLFYGTATTNLLWQHIGWKAVEKGEFKKLYAVDWVYPWISHFVFSFLPTMIITKFGPNMVELMKTHLPMDGFIMKSLFTVGALLPCVGIAILLKQIVTKAADFIPFFVGFTLAKSLGLNLVASAVVSLIFAVIYYELEVIKSARVTAPAGGADFDDDEEDI, from the coding sequence ATGACAATTTCTTGGCTGCAAGCCGCTTTACTGGGTCTTTTTGCTAGTTTAGCTTCTATGCCTGGTATGGGTGGTTCTAGTATTGGTAACTACACTCTGGGACGTCCACTGGTCGGAGGTTTGATTAGCGGCTTGATTCTTGGAGATCTAAAAACAGGGATTATGGTTGGGGTAGCCCTTCAGGTCCTCTACATCGCTCTGGTAACACCAGGTGGAACAGTTTCCGCTGACGTGCGGGCGATCTCTTACATTGGGATTCCTCTCGCAATCTTGTTTGTTCACTCTAAAGGAATCACGTCTGAATCTGCTATCGCTGCAGCAGCTGCACCAATCGGAGCAGCAGTTGGTACTATCGGTACAGTTCTCTTCTATGGAACAGCAACTACAAACTTGCTTTGGCAGCACATTGGCTGGAAAGCCGTTGAAAAAGGCGAATTCAAAAAGCTTTACGCTGTTGACTGGGTCTATCCTTGGATTTCCCACTTTGTCTTCTCTTTCCTTCCAACCATGATCATCACGAAGTTTGGTCCGAATATGGTTGAACTGATGAAAACCCACCTGCCAATGGATGGCTTCATCATGAAATCCCTCTTTACAGTCGGAGCTCTTCTCCCATGTGTCGGTATTGCCATTCTCTTGAAACAAATCGTTACCAAGGCTGCTGACTTTATCCCATTCTTTGTGGGCTTCACCTTGGCTAAGTCACTTGGTCTTAATTTGGTTGCCAGTGCAGTTGTTTCATTGATTTTTGCAGTAATTTACTATGAATTGGAAGTAATCAAATCAGCTCGTGTAACCGCGCCGGCTGGTGGGGCTGACTTTGATGACGATGAGGAGGATATCTAG
- a CDS encoding PTS sugar transporter subunit IIB, translated as MTVSFVRIDDRMIHGQTVTRWAKEYPCDGLIAVNNAAAGNKVLIQAYKGASDKKTFVWTKEAFKEKSSKVTESDSRYFLITKNPVDMKEILVDQGFVPGDVKEIIVGPANDRPGAIKLGNNQSITQEEAEAIEAIEKAGYKVKFQLLPDVSIGYWSDFKSKFGF; from the coding sequence ATGACAGTATCATTTGTACGGATTGACGACCGCATGATCCACGGTCAAACAGTCACTCGCTGGGCTAAGGAATACCCTTGTGATGGCTTGATTGCAGTTAATAATGCAGCAGCAGGAAACAAGGTTTTGATTCAGGCCTACAAGGGAGCTTCTGATAAGAAGACTTTTGTTTGGACCAAGGAAGCTTTCAAGGAAAAATCAAGCAAGGTCACAGAGTCAGACAGCCGCTATTTCCTCATTACAAAAAATCCTGTGGACATGAAGGAAATCCTAGTGGACCAAGGTTTTGTACCTGGGGATGTTAAGGAAATCATCGTCGGTCCTGCTAATGACCGTCCGGGAGCTATTAAACTTGGGAATAACCAGTCCATCACCCAGGAAGAGGCTGAAGCGATTGAGGCAATCGAAAAAGCTGGCTACAAAGTCAAATTCCAGCTCTTGCCTGATGTTTCAATCGGTTACTGGAGCGATTTCAAGTCTAAATTTGGTTTTTAA
- a CDS encoding PTS fructose transporter subunit IIA codes for MKYLVLVSHGGLAAGVQSSLKMFAGDKTDQVIAVGLQEGKSVDDFAVDFTQALAGLSADDSVLVLADIVGGSPLTTAASVLAGMGKLDSAVILGGLNLTMGLTGLVMKDILDGKELAQAILSEATAALQEFEVVSDAADEDEDDI; via the coding sequence ATGAAATACCTTGTACTGGTCAGCCATGGGGGACTGGCTGCAGGCGTGCAGAGTTCCTTGAAGATGTTTGCTGGAGACAAGACGGATCAGGTGATTGCGGTTGGTCTTCAGGAAGGCAAGTCAGTTGATGATTTTGCAGTTGATTTTACTCAGGCCTTGGCTGGCTTAAGCGCTGATGACAGTGTTTTAGTTCTGGCTGATATTGTAGGAGGCAGTCCTCTGACGACAGCAGCTAGCGTCTTAGCTGGTATGGGTAAGCTCGACTCAGCAGTTATCTTGGGAGGTTTGAACCTGACCATGGGACTGACTGGCTTGGTTATGAAAGACATCTTGGACGGAAAAGAGCTGGCTCAGGCTATCCTTTCCGAAGCCACAGCTGCTTTGCAGGAATTTGAAGTCGTAAGTGATGCAGCTGACGAAGATGAAGACGATATTTAG
- a CDS encoding sugar ABC transporter substrate-binding protein: MKWRLRHLALLVVLIISVALAFVFWASAQEKVLRIGVYAGSSWDVPNSRENKVLDSLIKKFEKTHPHVKVVYESGIPKDDYADWLAEQVLKGEQPDLFMVPENDFSMLASTGALKSLDTLLTDDERTAFYPVAYEAGQYQGVSYALPVESNPIMMCVNKDLLEKEGISIPESGWTLADFYEICKKVTKDTNGDGVVDQYGITDYTWQQALVAYGGHLTDKSGINVDSSEMHQALAFMSKLDMLSQHYKVTSNDFDEGRVAFYPMSLAQYRTYKPYPYHVAKYSSFSWTCIPMPTANSQVMGTQVKTSLFAMSSNTKQEKLAWEFMLLLSQDKESQQALFEKSQGTSVLPSVVKSQQAREILQADDFGLDSLTSERLDHMMNRSIIDISLEVDRHTMDRMDYLIQNAMQNQEIDSALPSIQREIESGK, encoded by the coding sequence ATGAAGTGGAGACTAAGACATTTGGCCCTGCTGGTTGTCCTGATCATATCTGTTGCTCTGGCTTTTGTATTTTGGGCTTCAGCTCAGGAAAAAGTCCTTCGTATAGGTGTCTATGCTGGCTCTAGCTGGGATGTGCCTAACAGCCGCGAAAACAAGGTCTTGGACAGCCTGATTAAAAAATTTGAAAAGACCCATCCACATGTCAAGGTTGTTTATGAAAGCGGTATTCCCAAGGATGATTATGCTGACTGGCTGGCAGAGCAAGTCTTGAAAGGCGAGCAGCCGGATCTCTTTATGGTACCGGAAAACGACTTTAGCATGTTGGCTTCAACTGGCGCGCTTAAATCCTTGGATACCCTCCTAACGGATGATGAACGGACAGCCTTTTATCCGGTGGCTTATGAAGCTGGGCAATATCAGGGAGTCAGCTATGCCCTTCCAGTTGAGAGCAATCCCATCATGATGTGTGTCAATAAAGACCTGCTTGAAAAAGAAGGAATTAGCATTCCTGAGTCAGGTTGGACCTTAGCGGATTTCTATGAGATTTGCAAGAAAGTAACCAAGGATACCAATGGCGATGGTGTGGTGGATCAGTACGGTATTACGGATTACACTTGGCAGCAGGCTCTGGTAGCTTACGGCGGCCATCTTACCGATAAATCCGGTATCAATGTAGACAGCTCAGAGATGCACCAAGCCTTGGCCTTTATGAGCAAGCTAGATATGCTCAGCCAGCACTATAAGGTGACTTCTAATGACTTTGATGAGGGACGGGTGGCCTTCTATCCTATGAGTCTGGCTCAGTATCGGACCTACAAGCCCTACCCTTACCATGTTGCCAAGTATTCTAGCTTTTCTTGGACCTGTATCCCGATGCCAACAGCCAATAGCCAGGTGATGGGAACACAGGTCAAGACCTCGCTCTTTGCCATGTCTTCCAATACCAAGCAAGAGAAGCTGGCTTGGGAATTTATGCTCTTGCTGTCACAGGATAAAGAAAGCCAGCAGGCCTTGTTTGAAAAATCACAGGGGACCTCAGTCTTACCATCTGTGGTGAAAAGTCAACAGGCTAGAGAAATCTTACAGGCAGATGATTTTGGCTTGGATTCCTTGACTTCTGAGAGGTTAGACCACATGATGAATCGCTCTATCATTGACATCAGCCTGGAAGTAGACCGTCATACAATGGACCGGATGGACTATCTGATTCAAAATGCTATGCAGAATCAAGAGATTGACAGTGCCTTGCCGAGCATTCAAAGAGAAATAGAAAGCGGAAAATAA
- a CDS encoding response regulator transcription factor: MIKVLIADDQALIRESLQIILSAHADIEVVGTVGDGKEVLEKLHRVRPDVILMDIRMPVMDGVLCTKAVKEQYPDVKIIILTTFDDDEFIFSALKYGASGYILKGVSTEELHEAIQTVYRGGAMINPNIATKVFKIFSQMAQSNFAITVTEENIEDMSRTEWKIIQQIGFGISNKEIAAKLFLSEGTVRNYLSGILAKLNLRDRTQLAIWAVQTGVTQRDFSKESDK, translated from the coding sequence ATGATTAAGGTTTTAATAGCAGACGATCAGGCCTTGATTCGCGAGTCTCTGCAAATCATTCTGTCTGCCCACGCAGATATTGAGGTAGTCGGGACAGTCGGAGACGGCAAGGAAGTGCTGGAAAAGCTTCATCGGGTACGCCCAGATGTGATTTTGATGGATATTCGCATGCCAGTCATGGACGGTGTTCTCTGTACCAAGGCTGTCAAAGAGCAGTATCCAGATGTTAAGATTATCATTCTGACGACCTTTGATGACGATGAATTTATCTTCTCTGCTCTCAAATACGGTGCGTCTGGTTATATTCTCAAAGGGGTTTCGACAGAAGAGCTTCACGAAGCCATTCAGACAGTCTATCGAGGCGGAGCTATGATCAATCCCAATATTGCCACCAAGGTCTTCAAAATCTTTTCACAGATGGCCCAGTCCAACTTTGCTATCACAGTGACGGAGGAAAATATAGAGGACATGAGCCGGACGGAGTGGAAGATTATCCAGCAGATTGGCTTTGGGATTTCTAATAAAGAAATTGCAGCCAAGCTCTTTCTATCAGAAGGGACAGTCCGAAATTACCTGTCAGGTATCCTAGCCAAGCTCAACTTGCGCGACCGAACCCAGCTGGCTATCTGGGCTGTGCAGACCGGAGTCACCCAGAGAGATTTTAGTAAGGAAAGCGACAAATGA
- a CDS encoding sensor histidine kinase, with translation MRPQKSIFYSKIALMVINLVAIVYNASIYLFATNYVAAKGFSHSLLERLDAIPGSPSLIFWVSISLYGSLLLVMYYRERHPNQLSVYDKATIIEILLMLVIFSVLHSSYNGLILLVFADIFYGSKEFNASKDKKYWFSFIILSFGMLLLSNYDLMSLFIKLPSLDTYIRFYPESVRLLLLFGKNFLYSLNIVVFMISLLFYILSAITERHRIEEELRMASQANRELNSYLALSEKIAEDRERKRIAREIHDTLGHALTGISAGIDAVKVLVDIDTNRAKEQLNNVSVVVRDGIRDVRGSLNKMRPGALENNTLKEALIKIIREYEAISNLEIHLRYEWDNIDLDIAKEDIVFRVIQESITNSVRHGHAKTIWIELLEEESYVMTIQDDGVGFDELHYGYGLKQMQERLMIIGGSVRFENRDGFYTHIEIPKIGGRHD, from the coding sequence ATGAGACCTCAAAAAAGTATATTTTACAGCAAAATAGCCCTGATGGTCATCAATCTGGTTGCCATTGTCTATAATGCGTCCATCTATCTCTTTGCGACCAACTATGTAGCGGCTAAGGGCTTCAGTCACTCGCTTTTGGAGCGTTTGGATGCTATTCCCGGCTCTCCCAGCTTGATTTTCTGGGTATCAATTAGCCTCTATGGCAGTTTGCTTTTGGTCATGTACTATCGCGAGCGCCACCCCAATCAGCTGTCCGTCTATGACAAGGCGACCATTATTGAAATCCTGCTCATGCTGGTCATCTTTTCTGTCCTGCATTCGTCCTACAATGGATTGATTCTCTTGGTGTTTGCGGATATTTTCTATGGCTCTAAGGAGTTCAATGCTTCCAAGGACAAGAAGTATTGGTTTTCTTTCATTATTTTGAGCTTTGGCATGCTGCTCTTGTCCAACTATGACCTCATGTCGCTATTTATCAAGCTGCCTTCGCTGGATACTTATATTCGTTTTTACCCAGAGTCCGTTCGGCTTTTACTGCTTTTTGGTAAGAATTTCCTCTATTCTTTAAATATCGTCGTTTTTATGATTTCCTTGCTCTTCTATATCTTGTCGGCTATTACGGAGCGTCATCGGATTGAGGAAGAGCTGCGCATGGCTTCTCAGGCCAATCGCGAGTTGAACTCTTATCTGGCCTTGTCTGAGAAAATAGCAGAAGACCGAGAGCGGAAGCGGATTGCCAGAGAGATTCACGATACATTGGGCCATGCCCTGACAGGAATTTCAGCGGGTATTGATGCGGTCAAGGTCTTGGTTGATATTGATACCAATCGGGCTAAGGAGCAGCTCAATAATGTCTCTGTCGTCGTTCGAGATGGTATCCGTGATGTTCGCGGATCGCTCAATAAGATGCGGCCGGGAGCTCTGGAAAATAACACTTTGAAGGAAGCTCTGATTAAGATTATCCGTGAGTATGAGGCCATCTCTAATTTGGAGATTCATCTCCGCTACGAATGGGATAATATTGACTTGGATATCGCCAAGGAAGACATTGTATTCCGGGTGATTCAGGAGTCTATTACCAACTCTGTCCGCCATGGGCATGCCAAGACTATCTGGATTGAGCTGCTGGAGGAAGAGTCCTATGTAATGACCATTCAGGATGATGGTGTTGGCTTTGATGAACTCCACTATGGCTATGGCCTCAAGCAGATGCAGGAGCGCCTAATGATTATTGGTGGAAGCGTCCGCTTTGAAAATCGGGACGGTTTTTACACGCATATCGAAATCCCAAAAATAGGAGGAAGACATGATTAA